In Papaver somniferum cultivar HN1 chromosome 9, ASM357369v1, whole genome shotgun sequence, the genomic stretch tattttattttgttttattactGCCGTGTGTATCTCTTTCTTCAACTGTTTGCCTGGTGTAATGACGAACTCTGTCTTGAATCTTGACTTCTTCTAGAAACATTTTAATATGGGTCAACCTTTTTTGATCCAAATTATTAAATTTGGTCCTATCCGCGTGGACCAATTTATGGGCTCCTCGCTTCAAACTATGGCGCTATATTGCTGACAGCTGACTTTTAGACCAGACTGTCGCCCGCCAAGATTAAGCTAGAATAGGCTCTTTGGTTATTGATGGAAAACCGTTGCTTGTTTATGCAGTTGATCAAGATCCTGGTTTTAAAGAAATCCAAGTTCTGTTTTATTCGTAATTGGATCTAATAAATTTCATGTCATAAGTTTGAGCGAGAGAAAAATGCTTCATAGGTTGGGATGGATGTTGGACCATCATTTTGATGAGCACAATTGAATTGACAATGTCAAAACTTAAGATTTTACTCGAGTGTAACTCTGCCTCCTGGAGAAGTGCCGTCACCTTTCACTCCAGAATGAGATAGTATCACATTAACCTTACAAATCAAGACAGGTCATAATCTAAGAAAACTATTTCAAATCTTTAAGTTTTTACATGTTTGACTTCGAGAGGTCACACTCACACATAGGTGCTTTCACGTTTTCACCAATTTTAGTGAAAACTTATTAAACTAATAGAAGTTGAGTGTCTGTGTGAGTTTATCTCAGAAGCACTTGTGTTCTCCAGACTCCAGAGTCTGATGCTTTTCTAGCAGTTTTGTTAGTTAAACCCAAATGCCATCAACATAGATTAGTTAAGCCAAATACCATTCACCAATGCACTGATGATAATATACAAATCTCACTCTTACAGAAACAACAAACAAAGAACCTCCATTTCATGCCAGGCTGAAAGTTCTAAATAGATATGGTAAGACCATTCTTCTCAAGATACCCAATACAATACAGAAGCAATGGACAAACGTGAATTAACTTTATAATTTACAGAAAATATCTTATGAATATCAAACCCCCATAGTCTTCCTTGTCTTCCCAATGAAGAGATCCTTGGATTTGATTAATCCAGGAATGCATCCAACAATAGTTGTAAAAGGAAACTGAGCCACAGCCTCTTTTCTACCTAAGGAAATAATTGCGATATCTGAACCAGTTTTGTAACTTGCCAACTTACTTTCTTTTCCTCCATCCATCAACAACTTCACGTTCTTGGCTGCTAATAGAGCATGCTTCTGTGCCAGGTACCCTTGTTTCATTTCCTGTTCaatttaaagaagaagaagatgatgatcaaGTTAATGGAACTTTTACATGATAATAATTGACAGGTAATTTTAATTGGACTTACCGGGATGTCAGTAATATCTCCAATAGCGAAGACATTTTTGCGACCCTTCACCCTTAAGTGTTCATCAACCATCACCCTTCCTCGAGCATCTACAGCCTCGTTAAGTACAGAGTCTTTTATCCATGATGAACTTAACGGCCTTCCTACACAAAAGAAGTGGATATCTGCTACGATTGTTTCCCCAGTTGATGTTTTGAACGTTTTATCTCCATCTGAATGAGACTTCAAATCAACTAACTGACCCAAAATCACCTCAACCTTCCTTGAGGTTAACCAATCTAAAGCCTTCTTAGAAGCCTTTGCTCCAACAAAATCTAACAACCTCAGCCTGCTGTGAACCAGAGTCACTTTCTTCCCAGGAAAATCAACAGCAAGCTCCCCAGCAAGTTCAACACCACTTGGCCCTCCCCCAATGATTAAAATTGAATCTGCAGACTCTATCTTGTTGTAGTCTGCCATAGAAAGGATTGAAACTTCAATTTCTAAAAATCATCCCTTCACACAACTCAGGCAGTATGAAAGTAGGCAACTCATGTTTCTTGATTTGACAACCAATTCAACTTGTTTCAATCAGTAGCAGTTGTATGCCAACCTTCGTTGAAAGCATTAGAAGACAAAACAGATAGTAGGTGTAAAACATATGGGATTACCAGGTAAAAATAAAAGAGGGGCGACTAAGGATTCGTGAAGCAACAAACAACATCGAGATAAGCTAATCGTAAATGAGGTTTATAGTTTTTTTAAGAAAATGGTTTCATACCCAAAAATTCAAGAGAATGTACATGGACTTATTCTTCTTTAGATCAGTTATATAACCAAAGAATTTTGTAAAGAAAATGTAAATACCTGCTTGATATTGTTCCATCCTCTCACTTTTTGTCTTGGGAAAATTATCATTGTGGCCAGTAGCAATGACAAGGTAGTCGTACGGTATCGACTCTCCATCAGCTGTTAATACATGTGTCTCCGTGACACCAACAGCCGAAGACATGGCAAGACGCCCATTTGTAAAGTAATCCTTGTGCTTCACCACCATTCTCTCGGCAACTGAGGGCTCAACTTTTGCTCTCATGCTCGCCCATGTAATTTCAAAATACTCCTTACTATATTTCCAATCAAAAGTACCCAGAAACAAAGACATATTTATAATATGAAAAGCAAAAGGCTATGTCGAAATTAACAACTAAAGAAGTCTAAACCTAACAAAAAGGAACATTACCATTTGGTTAGTGATAATAACCTAAGGAGTTTTCAAAGTCAAATTCCCAGATATGGGGCTACTGAAATCATCTTGGTTTGTATTTGGGATCATtttcaaattagagttttcatttttcctcctaagaattatatataaaattcattacaaatgcataaaaatggaacaaaatcaacaaaattatGCAGACATAAAATTAGATGCTTACGGATCGATGAGAACAACATCACCATCAGATTGAAGAGATTTAGCAGCTAGGGCACCGGCAattccaccaccaacaacaacaaccctTTTTTCCCCTGTTGTTTCTGATGCCATCGATAAATATATAGATAAtaattaaagaattgatacaaagTATATACTGTTTGCAATTGAGAAAAATGATTAGGGAAATGAAGAAATGATTTTGTTTTCGTAATGGAGGTTTAAGGAATAGGGTGTAGAGTGTATTTATAATGAGTGAGAGAGGGATGATGATTCTCTCATCCTCTCTCCTTTCCTGGTTAGCTTGGATGTTAAGCCTGACAGCAAGGAAAAGGAGagaatctatttttctctttcgcTTTCTAACATTCTGTAATCTTCTTATCATTCATGTCGGAAATGTTATGAACCTACGCAGAAGTACATGGTTGCCGAAGGGTCTATAGGATGGCGTAGGGTATGAAGTCAGCTATGGCAACATTGGCAAGGGCGAGTGGGCGACAACGTAAGACTGTGAAGTCGATCTATgcctacattaaaaaaaaaaaaaaaaaagtcgatcTATGCCCAACAgcttataaaaataaataaaaatctatgCCCAATATGTCGACACAAAAATCAACACTTAATGTTATAGGGAGGAGCTTTTAGGATCAAGGGAGTGTAAAATCCGTAATTGACTCACCAAATACGACCTGTCCAATATTCTTTCATAAATCGGACAGAATTGTCCTCACCCAAAATCCTTACACTTCTCAAAAGTCAAAAAGTCGAAACAAAATCGTTCCTCTctgcttcttcttattcttctgaaCTGGGAAGAACAGAAATTTGCCATAGAATATACTTTTTTCACATCTTCTGTAAAATCTTAACCAAATCATATATAACGAGATTATCATGGGACGGCATGAAAAAACGGTATCATCTTCACAAGATCTCTCCAAGTAAGTTGAATCCAAAAATAGGatataatttttacttatttttttcaaaatccGAAATTCAATAAGAATATTCGTTAAGAATGGTTCTTTGATTGATTGACTGTGATGAATGTAAAATTTTATTTAAGGTACTGGGTCAGGTGAGTTTAGGTTATCTAATTAGAGGTATGTTTTGGTGTGATGTTGGGTTCTAGTCTGTGTCTAATCTAAAGAATCAAATGACAGCTCTATCAACTTCAATTGTTTCGAACGGCAGCTTTATCAATTCTTATTAATCCAAATTACCCAGTGCCTAAATGATTTTAAAgaatttaattttataatttgaCACTCAAATTGGTATTGCGTACTTTCAATTATTAAATTTTTAGAGTTTGGGTTTTGACGACAGCTTTACCAACTTCTAATCGTCTGAATCAAATTCAAACGAcaaatttcaattccataataaTGTTTGAAGCTCATCAATTTCGCTTAATTTTGTAGCGATTTCTCGCTAGTATAGGTGGGTAACAAAATTTTAGTTATTTATGGAGGTTATGCTGTAACTAATACCATGTGTTACATCTCCTGCTGTTTAGGTTGCCCGAAAGGCCGACGAAAAGGTCATCAGCATCAATTTAAAGGGGTGATCGATTGCGTAACAAATATATTATGGAAGAGGTTGACAATTATACTTTGATAGAGAGTGATAATGCGAGATGGTTCTATGCATCAAGTTGCTCACTACACTGGAAGTGCTAAGACGGTTTGGAAGTTCGCAACCACcccaacagaagaagaagaagaagaagaaacacaagaACTGACTTTATGTTATGGATCTCTAGTTGCCAATCTTTTGTATTTCAAGTCTTTTCTTTCCTAGTTATACAACATTTGAAGAAGAGATTGAAATGTTACACCTGTTTGAATTTATGCAATGGATTTCTTGTTAAACATGTGTGTATTTGATCATGCAGTAATATTGTCATGGGATTTAACGAAGTGAGATTTGGACAAAATACAACAGTCCAGGATTTTATTTTGCATTCTCGCTGTACCTGGTAAACGTGAAAATGATATTTCTCGCTCTCCAGACAGAATGAGAAACAAACAAGTCCAATTCTTTTCAGTTTATGAAATTCACGTTGGTTCTGGATAACGTGAATTTTCTTTCTCTCGTCCACCAGCACAATGAGAAACAAACAATTCCACTTGTTTTCATTTTATGGAACTCACGTCTGCTCTGGACAACGTGAAAAAAAGATTTCTCGTTCACCAGACACAACGAGAAACAAACAAGTTCACTTGGTTGGTTCTTCGATCCCTGCCAAATGTTCATATTTTTTCATAAGGTGGAGACAGGCATATCATCAAAGGAATAGAGGAAAAGATCCAAGCTTTCGTGGCTATCACTTATCATGAAAGGGCTTATTGGTTCTTAGTGGGTGTTCTTCAGATCCAGAGCAAGAAACAAGGTTATAAACCTTTTCGATGTTCCGTTTCTAAAAACAAACAAATCCCAGTTACGTTAGAGATAATTAATAATGAAGCTAGCAAAAAAGTTTGATACGGCTGCAGCTTTGGTATTTGGTCCATCGATAAAGGgtttggagtgaaaaaaatttATTTAGTCTTCTTCGGTTACAGGATTACAACATCCAAACATCGAAAGCTACTGTAAAATTGAGAAGGGGCATCAACTATACACTCTTCATTTTGATCATTACTAGCTCGACCTAAGTTTCCTCTCGAGTCTGTGACTATTTCAAGTTCGAGTTagataaccctaaaaatcaacaCATTCATCACATAACAAAATTAAAACCACTCAGTGAAGAATTCTTATCGAGAACATGATGCGAGAGGTTTTGAAAAACAATTCTGGGGTTTATGTTTTCTCTTCACAGTTGATGGAAAGAAGAACAAGCAATGGGTTAATATGATTTGGATATTGGGTTGTTTTAAGACGTCAGTTTTGTTTAAGGATAGAGTTGTCCAACTCATAGGAAATTTTTGAATCGGTACTATTGGGTGGGTTGACTATGATTTTTCCACTCCCTTGATCCTAAAAGCTACTCCCTATAACAAAAGTGAAAATCAAAGTAGAAGCCCGTGTATGACGGTTAAATCTTAGTACCTGTGGCGCTACAACGTGGTCGTGCCGCATATTTCTGTgttgaaaaaaggaaaaaatatcatTTGGTCATTTTATATCTGGGCTCACATCAGTTtggttcttttagaaaaaaacatATTCCATTTGgtccacaattaaaaaaaatacaaaacaaacatTAATACCCTTATTTGGTCGCGCCGCTACTCCCTATAACAAAAGTGAAAATCAAAGTAGAAGCCCGTGTATGACGGTTAAATCTTAGTACCTGTGGCGCTACAACGTGGTCGCGCCGCATATTTCTGTgttgaaaaaaggaaaaaatatcatTTGGTCCTTTTATACCTGGGCTCACATCAGTTtggttcttttagaaaaaaacatATTCCATTTGgtccacaattaaaaaaaaatacaaaacaaacatTAATACCCTTATTGTAACCGCCCCCATAAACACACGTTTACTTAGAAACGCGTTAaccttttctctctctttctctctctttcgtGTTTCCATTTTCAGAGAAGAAACTGCTTCGTCTTTTTTCTTCAAGAtccagaaaaacaaacaaaaatcaactgAAATCAAATCAGTAGAACAAAACAGTAAAATCATTTCAATCTTCACAATCGAAATCAAATCAGtaaaacaaaacccccaaatcaaaaaccctagaaaattagagaaatcaaaaccctaaaatgagGAGATCAAAGGGCAAACAAGCAGTAGAATCATCTTCTGACGATGAAGATGAACAAGTGAAGAGAGAAACAACCAATTAGTTGAGTTTGAAGGAGTAAATCAAGTTGAAGAAAAACCAGTTTCAAAGAAACCCAAAGCAAAGAAACCAGCGAAAGGTAcaatgaaaccctaattcgaagtAATAGAAGTTCATTTTCGATGTTTATTATTCTTCTGAAGTTTATTTTTCACATGAATATTCGTCGTGTTGCatgttgatttttgtttaatgAAGTTCTAAATCGAATGAATCTTTTCAGAAATGAAGTTGTAGATCTATTTGATGTTTGATGTTTTGACTGAGTTCACTTGGAGTccattttatttgatgtttaatgAAGTTCTAAATCGAATGTTCCTTCTTTGAtgttttgctggacttcattccaggaatgaagtcCAGAAAAGTTCTACAGTCCATGccatagaatggacttcatttctggaatgaagtctagaaaagttCTACAGTCCATGccatagaatggacttcattcctagaatgaagtctagaaaacttCTATAGTTCATGCCATAGAAtcgacttcatttctggaatgaagtctagaaaattctACAGTCCATGccatagaatggacttcattcctggaatgaagtCTAGGAAAACTAGCTACAATTCATGccatagaatggacttcattCCTGAAATGAAGTCTAGGAAAACTTCTACAGTTAATGCCATATAATGgacttcattcctggaatgaagtCTAGGAAAACTTCTAAAATTCATGCCATTGAAAAGTTATAGAACTCATACAATAAAATGGgcttcattttgtagaatgaactgtAGTATTGGTCCTTCAAGCTATATTTTATCTTCTTTATATCAACTAATATTTATGAAAAGTGAccattaatgttttttttttgtttttctttctaaaaTGTAGATAAGAAGATAAAGTGTAGCTATACTGGAGTAATTGCACTTGTTGTTAAGATTAAAGCACTAAAGGATGAAGAGGCTttgaataaagaaaaaagaagtgCTTTGTATAGGAGTCCATTGGGTAATGTAGCCAAAGTGTCTCTGGAAGAGAAAATTGTTGCTACTACATGGATTAAGTCATTACCTGCTGTTCAAATTATATGCAACACGTATCAGTTCATTCCTGAAACAAATGATCATGTGTTCGTTTTCAAAGTAGGGAAGGAAACATATGTGCTAAGATCCTCACCTGAAGAGTTGTCATTAATATTTGGAATACCATGCATCCCTGGAGGTGTAATAGAAGATACTTTCTTGGACTCAAAAAGCCCGACAGACTACACTTGTGGAAGGTTCTGGAAAAACCTACAAATTTGATCCACCAAAAAAGAAACCTTCTGATATAAATAATACAGAATTGAAAGATAATATCATTGAgttgattaaaaataaagaaCCTAGTGAAGATCTTGTAACAATGTTTTAACTTTTTCTCTTGTCTACCATTTTTGTTACTACTGGTGATGGAGGTTCCATACACTCCAAGTACCTAGGTTTCTTAGAGTCAGTAGATAGAGTGTCTTTGCCGCATCTCATACACATGCATTGGATGGAAAGCTTGAAAAGAGGTTCTTCTGAAGGATGTTACCTTTACTTGTTGGTGAGATGAAAACTGTTAGATACTtgtatatttcataattattttgACAGTTCATTTTGTATATTTCTTCATTTTGGCAGTTCATTTGAAAACTGTTGATAACTGACTAGtgtatttcttctttttacagcCTTGGTTTGCTgagcattcaaaaaaaaaacacccaGGTGGAAGGTGCGGAATAGAGAAGGCTACTGTCCAAGGTTTGCAAGGTGGAAGATTGAGAACCTTTGCAATCACATAGAAATTAATGTTGATGATTTTGTAGAGGTAAAAAACTAGATTAAGATGATACTGTTATATTGCATTCAATTCTGAAAATGAAAATAAGCAACTTTAAAGATAAAAAAGTTGTTAATTCATTATACAAAGTGAACTCTGACTGTTAATGTCGATTGCTGTGAACTTGTAGTTTATTCCTTTTAATGAATTCAAATTATGAATGAGGAAGCAATTGgggtttcatttcaccaaatgAAATCTAAAAAAATGTTAAACATTAATGTTGATATTAtctgaaaatttgaattttgtgtGTGCAGCTATCAGAAAAATTCATGGAAGAATATACTGATGCTGAAAACAAGCTACTGCAATAACAAAAAGCCAAGACAAGGGCTGAGTTGCTCGAGGAAGAATTCAGTATTATGTCGGATCAGACAAAAAGTTTGAAAGCTACACATGTTGGTGAGATGGAGAACCTGAGAGTTAAACATGCTCGAGAGATTAAAGAGTTGACAAGAAAGCATTCAGAAGAGATGGGGAATCTTTTGTTAAAGCAGCAAGAACTTGATCACTCACTTGCAGAAGCAACAACTTCAAAGACACTTTTTGATAGGAAAATGGAATCCCTTGTAGAACACTTGTCTTCTAAGCAACCCGAGGTTGATGCATTGCTAGCTGAAGGTGGGAATGTCGCGAAATTCATGGCAGAACAAGTTTGTGAATACATGCATACTATTTTCCCTGATGAGTACAAGAGTTCATTGTTGAGTGATGAAATAAAAAATATACTGAATCAACAAGTGGATGAAGGCATGGAAGCTGGTGGAGGTAATGTGAATGAAAATGTTGTTCTGGATGAAGGAATGCAAGCAGTAGCAGATGCTGCTATGGATGAAGGAACGCAAGCAGCATCAGATTCTGCTATGGAAGCTGCTAGAAGACCTGCTCCTATCTTTCCCGTCTTAACTGTTGAGAATCCTTCTACTCAAGTTGATACAAGTAATATTCAGGAAAAGCTACTTGATACGATGGCTGAAGAAGAGCTACCTTCATTTCCAACAAACAACGTCGGAGTTCCCTTAAATATGGATCAATGTTTGAACCAAGGTAAATATTCCAACTATTGTTCTCCCTTTTGTAAAAAATTTATGCTTTACAGGTtggagttcatttttggaatgaagtgtATAAAAGTTAGGGTTAATATCATTGTTATAtaatggacttcatttttggaatgaagtctaCATAATGGACTTCATTCTTGGAATGAAGTCTACATAATGGACTTCACTCCAGAAATGAAGTCTAGAAAGGTTGGAGTTCATTCTCATGGATGAACTCTGGATACAATATAGATGTTAGGGGTTCATTCTGAGGGGTGAACTCTGACTTTTGATGCACAATACCATTATTAAATTgttttttatttgtgttttttgAATTATTTATAGCAGCAAGAGACAGAGATGATATGTTCTTCAATGAAGAGCATGTGAGTCTGTAGATTATTGATGACAAGAAtgagaagaatgaagaattgaATGATGAAGAAGCTGACACCATCATCAAAACTACAGTAAATCAAATCAACTGTAGTCCTCCTAGTTTCTCGATTGGGATGACACAGATAGTTGTTGAGACAGCAAATAATATTGAGCCAGTATCACAGGTAGTTGTTGAAAGACAAGATTTGAATGATGAAAAAGTTGTTGTGCCAGCAAATAACATTGAGACTGTATCACAGATAGTTGCAGATTTGAATAAACATGGTCTTGGTTCTTCTTCCACTGATAAAACCCCAATTAAAGTTGTTGAAAAACACAGGATGACTACAAGGAGAAAAAATCCAACAAATGTGCTTGGAAAAGAGTACATCAATGGATCGGATTACAGTGCATCGAAACTAAAGTTCAGATTGAGATTGCAAAGGAAAGAAGAACTAAATGAGGAGAATCATGGTGAGCAGAAGAAAGTTGAGCAGAAGGACCACGGGTAAAGAATCAAGCAAGCAAGAAAGTTGTTTCAAAGACTCCTCCTAAACCTGCTGACCGGAAGAAGAATTAATGTTgagcagaagaagagaaagaatgtACCTGCTGCTATcgagaaagaaaatcaaaaagctgcagcaagcaagaagagaagaggaaATGAACTAGAAAATCCTCCAGCAGAGAAGAGAGAGCAAGAAAAGCAGCTGAGAGCGTACATGCCCATCGTTCCAAATATGGGGGACCTGAAAAAGTCTCCATACTTCTCCAAATTGGACAGAGATCAAAAGAGAGTGTTGGGTACCTTCTACAAACACGCTATGCAAAGGTaagtaaacaaaaaaaataaacttcTATTCATTTATGATGATATTATAAATGAACCTAGGTAAATATTCCAACTATTCTTCTCCCTTTTGTAAAAACTTTATGCTTTACAGGTtggagttcatttttggaatgaagtctagaaaagttAGGGTTAATTTCATTGTTATAtaatggacttcatttttggaatgaagtctagaaaagttAGGGTTAATTTCATTGTTATAtaatggacttcatttttggaatgaagtctaCAGAATGGACTTCATTCCAGTAATGAAGTCTAGAAAGGTTGGAGTTCATTCTCATAAATGAACTTTGGATACAATATAGATGTTAGGGGTTCATTATGAGGGGTGAACTCTGACTTTTGATGCACAATACCATTATTGAATTgttttttatttgtgttttttgAATTATTTATTAATGTTAATTAATGTTTATATTATAAATGAACTTCTATTCATTAATGTTGAAGTTTTTGTTTATCCTCCTGCAGTCAAGCAACTTGGGTTATAGATGATGCATATAAGAAGGCTCAGTTCGGTATCTAAGGAGAACACATTATTCATATAATGTTCAATAAATACCTTGATGTCCTAATTCTTTTCTACTACTGTTACAAGAGGAAGATGGCAACACAAAGGGAGAGAGAAAAAATAGATAACGAAGACAACCAAGATCCACCGAAATACATCCACTTTGAGATGATGGCACCTATTGCATTTGTAAGTCCTTACTTCCAGAAATTTAGTGGCAACTCTTCATTATAACTATTGATGATACATAGTGATATAAAGAAAAATAGTTGATTCATTTAGCAAGATTTTAACCTGTCAGTTCATCACACAATATGAACTAGTCTGACAAAAACTATCATTCCATATTGTTATTCAGCAGTTCAGTTTTATGATGAAACTACTTTCTTGATGGTATTGTGAATTTGAAAATCTATATATATCTTTGCACACAGATTTCCATGAGAAGAAAGTCGATGATATGGCATGTGAGATTGATGACTTCATTTGCATAGCAAGACTCAGAAGATAATCATTCCAATGAACCTGCCTGCTGAAGGAAAATCAGAAGGGCCTATGGGTTTACACTGGCACCTGCTTGTTTACGATATCGGAAACTATCAGTGGGAGCATTACAACTCACACAAAAAAGGAGAAATAAGAGAAACATGTATTAAGAAGGCAATCTGGATGTGCCTGAAATCTCAGCATCT encodes the following:
- the LOC113309991 gene encoding apoptosis-inducing factor 2-like, which gives rise to MASETTGEKRVVVVGGGIAGALAAKSLQSDGDVVLIDPKEYFEITWASMRAKVEPSVAERMVVKHKDYFTNGRLAMSSAVGVTETHVLTADGESIPYDYLVIATGHNDNFPKTKSERMEQYQADYNKIESADSILIIGGGPSGVELAGELAVDFPGKKVTLVHSRLRLLDFVGAKASKKALDWLTSRKVEVILGQLVDLKSHSDGDKTFKTSTGETIVADIHFFCVGRPLSSSWIKDSVLNEAVDARGRVMVDEHLRVKGRKNVFAIGDITDIPEMKQGYLAQKHALLAAKNVKLLMDGGKESKLASYKTGSDIAIISLGRKEAVAQFPFTTIVGCIPGLIKSKDLFIGKTRKTMGV